AGCGGCGACTACATCCGCATGACCAACCGCGACTGGGAATTCTCCACCGACGAAGTGCGCCGCGCCCTGGGCCTGCACACTTTATTGGTGGTGAACGATTTCACGGCGCTGGCGATGTCGCTGCCGGGCTTGAAGCCCGCAGACCTGATGCAGGTGGGCGGCGGCAAGCCGGCGCTCAACTCCGTGATCGGCGTGCTGGGACCGGGCACCGGCCTCGGTGTGTCGGGTGTGATTCCGACCGTGGACGGCTTTGTCACGCTCGGCTCCGAGGGCGGCCACACCAACTTCGCGCCGGCCGACGAGCGCGAATACTCGATCCTGCAGTACGCCTGGCAAACCTGGTCGCACGTCTCGACCGAGCGCCTGATTTCGGGCCCCGGCATGGAAATCATCTACCGCGCCATCGCCAAGCGCAACGGCCGGCAAGTGCGCGACCTGACCTCGCAGGAAATCATGGCCGGCGCGCTCACCGATAAAGACCCGCTGTGCCTGGAAGTACTCGAATGCTTCTGCGCCATGCTCGGCGGCGCCAGCGCCAACCTGGCCGTCACGCTGGGCGCCTTCGGCGGCATGTTCATCGGCGGCGGCATCGTGCCGCGCATGGGCGAGTGGTTTGCGCAGTCGCCGTTCCGTTCGCGCTTTGAAGCGAAAGGCCGTTTCACCAGCTACCTGTCCGAGATTCCGACCTATGTGATCACCACGCCCAACCCGGCGTTTTACGGCGTGGCCACCATCCTGTCCGAACACCTGCGTGGCCGCAGCGGCGCCAACACGCTGATGGAGCGCGTGCGCCACTTGCAGCACGAGCTGACGCCGGCCGAACAGCGCGTGGCGCAGCTGGTGCTGGAACAACCGCGCCTCGTGCTCAACGAGCCGATCGCAGACATCGCGCGCCTGGCCGAAGTGAGCCAGCCGACCGTGATCCGTTTCTGCCGCTCGCTCGGTTTCCTCGGCCTGGCCGATTTTAAATTGAAGTTCGCCAGCAGCCTGACGGGCGCGATTCCCGTGCGTCACAGCCAGGTGCGGGTGAGCGACAGTACGCACGACCTCAGCGCCAAGGTGATCGATAATACGGTTTCCGCGATCCTGAAATTCCGCGACCAGCTCGACGTGCGCTCGATCGACAAGGCCATCGCACTGGTGGCCAAGGCCAAGCGCGTGGAGTTTTACGCGATGGGCAATTCGCGCGTGGTGGCGCTGGACGGTCAGCACAAGTTCTTCCGCTTCCGCATTCCGACGTCGGCGTACGGCGACTCGCACTTGCTGAACCTGGCGGCCGAGCTGCTCAAGCCGGGCGACGTGGTGATCGCCATTTCCAACTCGGGCAAGCTGCCCGACCTGCTTGAAGCGGTCGATGTGGCGCGTGCGGCCGGCGCGGACGTGATTGCGATCACGGCCAGCAATTCGCCGCTGGCGAAAAAGGCCAGCGTGTGCCTGGCGGTCGATCACTCCGAGGACAGCACCACGTTCCTGTCGATGATCTCGCGCATCTTGCAGCTGCTGCTGATCGACATCCTGTCGGTGGGGATCTCGCTCGACGCACAGCACGGCAAGCTGGTTGTCGAACATAAAACCAAGGGCGAGGCCGATGGCCGCCGGCTGCTGATCTCGCACCTGGACGGCTGACCGTCGTCCGTCCCCCTTGGACAAGGCAGACCAGCGCGGTCTGCCTTTTTTTTTCGCCTGTTACAAATTGCAGCTTGAACTTTCGCGGGAATGGAATAAGATATGTCTTACTAAGTTATATCTTAACTCGTTATGTCGTAACGAGTGTTTCTCCACCTGACAAGGACATTGCCATGCTGACCAATCCACACCACCACTCCCATCGCCACCATGCTGCCCACGGCCATCACGGTCATGGCGGTGGCGGCGGCCGCGCGCGCGGCCCGAAAATGTTCGACGCCGGCGCCATGCGCTACATCGTGCTGCAACTGATCGCCGAAAAGCCGCGCCACGGCTACGAGATCATCAAGGAACTCGAACAGCGTTCCGGCGGCGGCTACACTCCGAGCCCCGGCGCCATCTACCCGCTGCTGTCGATGCTGCTCGATATGGGCCATGTTTCCGCCTCGCCCGACGGCAACAAGAAGCTGCATACCATCACGCCGGAAGGCGAGGCGTTCCTGGCCGAGAACCGCCAGTTCGTCGATGCCATCGTGGCGCGCATGAGCGACCCGGCCGAGGCGCGCGACGACCTGCGCACCATCATGCATGAGCTCAAGCACGCGGTGATCGCCCAGGGCCAGGAAAACCATCCGACGCCCGCCAAGCTCGAGCAAATCCGCGCCATCCTGCGCCAGGCCACGGCCGACATCACGGCGCTGGCATGACCGCGCCTGGCTTATTGATCCCCGCGCCTGGTTCGGCACTGACCCCGGCGCGCGAGCGCCTGGTGCTGTGGCTGCTGGCGCTCACGCAATTCACCGTGATCATGGATTTCATGGTCATGATGCCGCTCGCGCCGCAGCTGATGACTGCGTTTTCGATCACACCCGCCGCCGTCTCGGGGGCGGTGTCGGCATATGCCTGGTGCGCCGGCTTGTCCGGCCTGCTGGCGGTCATGTATATCGACCGCTTCGACCGCAAGCAGCTGCTGCTGTGGATGTTTGCGCTGTTTACCTTGTCCAACCTGGCGTGCGCGCTGGCGCCCACGTTCGAGGTGCTGATCGCCTCGCGCGCGTTCGCGGGCGTGACCGGTGGCGTGCTGGGCGCCATCATCATGGCCATCATCGGCGACCTGATTCCGGCCGACCGGCGCGGCGCCGCCACCGGCGTGGTGATGACCTCGTTCAGCATGGCGGCCGTGGCCGGCGTGCCCACCGGCGTGATGCTGGCCGCGCACTTCGGCTGGGCTTCGCCGTTTTATCTGCTGGTGGTGCTGTCGGTGCTGGTCTGGCTGCTGGCCGCGCGCGCGTTGCCAGCGATCGATGGTCACCTGGGCCACCCGGTGCCGCTCAAGGCGGTGCTGCCGAACCTGGTTGCGCTGTACCGGGTGCCCAATCACCTGAGAGCCTTCCTGCTGTCGTTCATGAACATGGCCACGGGCATGCTGGTGATTCCGTTTATTTCACCGGTTATGGTCAGCAATCTCGGCATCGCGCCGGCGGAGGTGACGTATGTGTATCTGGCCGGCGGCGTGGCCACGCTGTTTACCGCGCGTCGCATCGGCCGCTGGTCGGACCGGGTGGGGGCGCACAAGGTGTACCGCTACATGGCGCTGGCGTCGGCGGTGCCGATGCTGTTCGTCACCCATATGCCGGCCATGCCGCTGGTGGCGGTGATCCTGTTCTTTCCGTTCTTCATGACGGCGGTGTCGGGCCGGACGATCCCGTTGCAGGCCTTGATGACCACGGTGCCGGAACCGTCGCGTCGCGGCGGTTTTCTGTCGGCCAATTCGGCAATCCAGTCGATCGGCAGCGGCACCGGCGCGCTGCTGGGCGGCATGACGCTGCACACGGACGCGGCCGGGCACATCGTCGGCTACGGCCTCAATGGCTGGCTGGCGGCGGGATTGACCGTGGTGTCGATATTGTGGGTAGGCAAGGTGCGGCGCGCGTCAGAGCTTGCAGTCATTGGATCCCCACCTGCGTGCAGCGGGCAGCTTCGCTGAATACGGCGCTACAACGTAGCGCAGACCAGCTGGCTTTTATTCTGACGCCGCTACAGTGTCTGGCGTCAGATAACGAATGATACGCGCCGGATTACCGGCCACCACCGCATGTGGTGGCACGGAACGCGTCACGACCGCGCCGGCGCCTACCAGCGCGCCAGCACCAATAATCAATCCCGGCAAGATGGTGGCGCCCCCTCCGATCGATGCACCTTCTTCGATCACAGTCTGTGGGAATCCCTGTTCCGGATACTGCTTGGAACGCGGATACATATCATTGGTGAATGTTACGTTGGGGCCAATGAATGCGCGGTCGCCCACCCGTAAGCCATCCCACAGATAATTGCCGCATTTGACCGTCACTTGATCGCCCACCACGACATCGTTTTCGATGAAACAATGGGCGTTGATATTGCAGGCCGCGCCAATGCGGGCGCCCTTCAAAATGACCGTGAATTGCCAAACCTGGGTGTCGGCACCGATGTAGGACGATTGGACGTCGGCCAACGCATGGATGCGTGTCATACCGCAGTGCCGATCTCGGCCAGCGCAGCGCGCACTGCTGCCACCACTTCGGCAGCGTCGTCGAGTGTCATGACCGGTGACACTGGCAGACTCAACACTTCGCGGTGGATCGCTTCGGCCAGCGGGAAGTCGCCTTCGCTAAAGCCCAGTTCGGCGTATGCAGGTTGCAGGTGCGGCGCTACAGGGTAGTGGACGATGGTGCCGATCTTGCGCTCGGCCAGCAGTTGCGCCAGGCGGTCGCGTTGTGCATGGCGCACCACGTACAGGTGCCAGACCGGCTCGGCCCATTCCGGTACCACAGGCAGCGTCAGGCCCGGCAAGCCGGCCAGGTGTTCCTGGTAGTACGCGGCGATGGCGCGGCGCTGGACGTTGCCGTCGTTTAGGTGTGGCAGCTTGACATCAAGTAGCGCGGCTTGCAGCTCGTCCAGGCGCGAATTATAGCCAGGCACTTCGTTGTAGTACTTGACCTTGGAACCATAGTTGCGGAAAGTGCGGATGCGTTCGGCCAGCGCATCGTCATTGGTGGTGACGGCACCGCCGTCACCCAGTGCGCCCAGGTTTTTGCCCGGGTAAAAGCTGAAGGCTGCTGCATCGCCCAACTGGCCGACCACGCTGCCGTTGACGCGCGCGCCGTGGGCCTGGGCTGCGTCTTCGATCAGTTTCAGGTTATGGCGGGCAGCGATCTCGCGCAGCGGCGTCATATCGGCCGGCTGGCCGTACAGGTGCACGGCCAGGATGGCGCGGGTGCGCGGCGTGATGGCTGCTTCGACCAGCGCCGGGTCCAGGTTGTAGGTGGCTTCTACCGGCTCCACCGGTACCGGTCGCGCGCCGCAATGGCTGACCGCCAGCCAGGTGGCGATGAAGGTGTTGCTCGGGACGATGACTTCATCGCCAGGGCCGATGCCATATCCCTTGAGGATCAGGAAGATCGCGTCCAGGCCGTTGGCCACGCCGATCCCGTGCTTGCTGTCGCAATAGGCGGCAAAGTTTTTTTCAAAAGCGGCGGTTTCGCTGCCTAGTACATACCAGCCGGAATTAAGCACGCGCTTGAAAGCTGCTTCGAGTTCGGCGGCGTGGGCCAGATTGATTGCTTTAAGATCGAGAAAGGGAACGCTCATGATAATTGTCTGATTACTTCTGTGGTTGACGGGTTGCCGCGACGAATTCGTCGTAGTCGTGATAATAATCTTTGGGATCGTACAGGGTCGAAGCCATCACCAGGCAGACGCCGCCGGACGAGAAATTTTCCACTTCGCGCCACATCATGCCGGGTACGTAAAGCCCATAGTAGGAGCGGTTCAGCGAGAACTTTTTGCGGCGCGTACCGTCGTCGACAATCACGTCGAAGCTGCCCGACATGGCGACAAACAGCTGCTGCAGTTCGATATGACCATGGCCGGCTCGCGAGGACCCGCCCGGCACGTCATACAGGTAATAGACACGCTTGAGATCGAATGGCACATGGATACCACTCTCGATCACGGAAAGATTTCCGCGCGGATCACTATGCTTAGGCAGTTCGATGATGCGGCATTGGTCAATATGGGACATAAAATTCTTTCAAAATAACGGGCTAGCATGTTTGAGCGTAGTGGCGCGGTCATGACAGCGCTTGTCTCAAATGGGCTATCTGGCCCGGCGCGGCGACCCTGCTCACTGTGGGAGACGTCACATGAGTGTAATGGCGAAGCGGCAACAATCAATGCGTCTGACCAGCGACGCATACCAGGCACGCAGCATTGCTATGTTAATCTTTAATAATGACAGATTAAGTACTCCACTGCAAGTGTGCTACTGCGCGGAGGCTCCGGCTGCGCACCTGCGTGGCATCTGGGCAATCAGCTGATTAATAGTCGGCGCCACCAGGATAGTCCATCGATGTCGGTGAGCAGGTGATGGCGCTTTGCCAGTGTGCCTGCGTGGGGATGAGGGTGCAAGCGTGCATGGTATGACGCATCAGCCATCAACGCTGGTGCGTTTTTCCGGGTGCTTTTCACGGCGCCAGCGCGCCAGGCTGATCACTTCATCGTTGGTGGCGTCTTCCACCAGGATCTCGTCGTCATTGGCCGAGACCAGGAAACTTTCCCACCGCAGCGCCGCATCGGCGCTGTTTTCTACAAAGCTGAACTGGTAATAAGTTTTGCCGTTGAGCTTGCGTGGCGCCGGATCGTATTCGATCAGCGCGCCGTGCACTTTCCCGTTCGAGGTTTTCTCCAGCATGGTGGACCAGGCGCGCAACTCCGGCAACGCCAGCAGGGCGGCCGAAGCCTGGTCCTTGGTGCGCGTGACCTTGGGTTCCGCCGGCGCGGCCGGTTCGACCGCAGCCGTTGGCCGCGGCGCGGGCTTGGCGGCCGGCGGCGTTGCTGGTGGCGCGGGCAAAGGCTTGATCGGCGCGGGTTGCGCAGGGACGGCGGGAGCAGGCTCCGGTGTCGAATTGCTAACGTACACGCCGACGCCGATCAGGACGGCGATGACAGCACCGGCGGTGAGCAGCAGGCGGGGCGGGAGAGACGGAGAAGCCATAATGAATAGACAAAACTATTTTATAGACGGACATACTAAACCAAAGGCAACCATCGGGCAACGTTTGCGGCTGGGCAAGCCGACAGGGTAACGCATAAGCCTATACAATTTTGGTATTACTCCTGTCTGATATTTCATTGGCGGCATGACTGTCGATTCCGTAACATCTTGGCAGCATAGAAAAGGATTTCATAGTGGACAAGACCATACTCGGCGTTGACTGGGGTACCAGCAACCGGCGCGCCTATCTGATCGATCAACAAGCCAACTGCCTGGCCGAGTACGAGGATGACCAGGGCATGCTGGCCGTGGGCGGGCGCGAGCGCTTCGGCGCCTCGCTCGACGGCCTGCGCGCCGCCATGGGCATCGACGCCGCCGTCCCGGTCATCATGTCGGGCATGGTCGGCAGCGCCTCGGGCTGGCAGGAAGTGAACTACCTCGACGCCTCGGTGCCGCTGACCGAATTGCCGGCGCACCTGGCGCAAGTGAATGACGCTCCGTGGTCGGCCAACTGCCACATCGTGCCCGGCTACGCGTACCGTCGCGGCCCGTCGGCCGACGTCATGCGCGGCGAGGAAACCCAGCTGCTCGGCGCCGTGGTGCTGGGCCAGCGCGACGGCTGGCTGGTGCTGCCGGGAACCCACAGCAAGTGGGTGCTGCTCAAGGACGGCGTGATCCAGTCGCTGTCCACGTACATGACCGGCGAACTGTTCGCCATGCTGTCCAAGGGCGGCACGCTGTCGTCCATGATGGGCGGCGATACCAGCGACGCCACCGGCTTCGCCGCCGGCCTTGACCAGGCTGGCGTGGGCGAACCGCTCTCGAACACCCTGTTCCGCGTGCGCGCCGGCGTGGTGTCGCGCAGCGCCCCGGTCGAGCAGGCCGCCGCGTTTGTCAGCGGCTTGCTGATCGGCGCCGAATTCGCCGCCGCCGCCCGCAGCCTGCCGGCCGGCGGCACCATCACTGTCATCGGCTCGCCGGCGCTGGCCAAGCGCTACGCCGTAGCCGCCCAGCACTTTGGCCTGCAATGCCAGGTGCTCGATCCACATCGCGTGTATTGCACTGCGATTTCCCAATTCATCAAGGGCTGAACATGAC
This is a stretch of genomic DNA from Duganella zoogloeoides. It encodes these proteins:
- a CDS encoding glucokinase, giving the protein MKQSEVDQKLNRTAFADGPRLLADIGATHARFALQTAPGEFRAVRVLKCDDYADIVAMLRSYLADHADITLNHAALAVANPVSGDYIRMTNRDWEFSTDEVRRALGLHTLLVVNDFTALAMSLPGLKPADLMQVGGGKPALNSVIGVLGPGTGLGVSGVIPTVDGFVTLGSEGGHTNFAPADEREYSILQYAWQTWSHVSTERLISGPGMEIIYRAIAKRNGRQVRDLTSQEIMAGALTDKDPLCLEVLECFCAMLGGASANLAVTLGAFGGMFIGGGIVPRMGEWFAQSPFRSRFEAKGRFTSYLSEIPTYVITTPNPAFYGVATILSEHLRGRSGANTLMERVRHLQHELTPAEQRVAQLVLEQPRLVLNEPIADIARLAEVSQPTVIRFCRSLGFLGLADFKLKFASSLTGAIPVRHSQVRVSDSTHDLSAKVIDNTVSAILKFRDQLDVRSIDKAIALVAKAKRVEFYAMGNSRVVALDGQHKFFRFRIPTSAYGDSHLLNLAAELLKPGDVVIAISNSGKLPDLLEAVDVARAAGADVIAITASNSPLAKKASVCLAVDHSEDSTTFLSMISRILQLLLIDILSVGISLDAQHGKLVVEHKTKGEADGRRLLISHLDG
- a CDS encoding PadR family transcriptional regulator; translated protein: MLTNPHHHSHRHHAAHGHHGHGGGGGRARGPKMFDAGAMRYIVLQLIAEKPRHGYEIIKELEQRSGGGYTPSPGAIYPLLSMLLDMGHVSASPDGNKKLHTITPEGEAFLAENRQFVDAIVARMSDPAEARDDLRTIMHELKHAVIAQGQENHPTPAKLEQIRAILRQATADITALA
- a CDS encoding MFS transporter; amino-acid sequence: MTAPGLLIPAPGSALTPARERLVLWLLALTQFTVIMDFMVMMPLAPQLMTAFSITPAAVSGAVSAYAWCAGLSGLLAVMYIDRFDRKQLLLWMFALFTLSNLACALAPTFEVLIASRAFAGVTGGVLGAIIMAIIGDLIPADRRGAATGVVMTSFSMAAVAGVPTGVMLAAHFGWASPFYLLVVLSVLVWLLAARALPAIDGHLGHPVPLKAVLPNLVALYRVPNHLRAFLLSFMNMATGMLVIPFISPVMVSNLGIAPAEVTYVYLAGGVATLFTARRIGRWSDRVGAHKVYRYMALASAVPMLFVTHMPAMPLVAVILFFPFFMTAVSGRTIPLQALMTTVPEPSRRGGFLSANSAIQSIGSGTGALLGGMTLHTDAAGHIVGYGLNGWLAAGLTVVSILWVGKVRRASELAVIGSPPACSGQLR
- a CDS encoding acyltransferase: MTRIHALADVQSSYIGADTQVWQFTVILKGARIGAACNINAHCFIENDVVVGDQVTVKCGNYLWDGLRVGDRAFIGPNVTFTNDMYPRSKQYPEQGFPQTVIEEGASIGGGATILPGLIIGAGALVGAGAVVTRSVPPHAVVAGNPARIIRYLTPDTVAASE
- a CDS encoding DegT/DnrJ/EryC1/StrS family aminotransferase, whose amino-acid sequence is MSVPFLDLKAINLAHAAELEAAFKRVLNSGWYVLGSETAAFEKNFAAYCDSKHGIGVANGLDAIFLILKGYGIGPGDEVIVPSNTFIATWLAVSHCGARPVPVEPVEATYNLDPALVEAAITPRTRAILAVHLYGQPADMTPLREIAARHNLKLIEDAAQAHGARVNGSVVGQLGDAAAFSFYPGKNLGALGDGGAVTTNDDALAERIRTFRNYGSKVKYYNEVPGYNSRLDELQAALLDVKLPHLNDGNVQRRAIAAYYQEHLAGLPGLTLPVVPEWAEPVWHLYVVRHAQRDRLAQLLAERKIGTIVHYPVAPHLQPAYAELGFSEGDFPLAEAIHREVLSLPVSPVMTLDDAAEVVAAVRAALAEIGTAV
- a CDS encoding sugar 3,4-ketoisomerase — encoded protein: MSHIDQCRIIELPKHSDPRGNLSVIESGIHVPFDLKRVYYLYDVPGGSSRAGHGHIELQQLFVAMSGSFDVIVDDGTRRKKFSLNRSYYGLYVPGMMWREVENFSSGGVCLVMASTLYDPKDYYHDYDEFVAATRQPQK
- a CDS encoding 2-dehydro-3-deoxygalactonokinase, whose amino-acid sequence is MDKTILGVDWGTSNRRAYLIDQQANCLAEYEDDQGMLAVGGRERFGASLDGLRAAMGIDAAVPVIMSGMVGSASGWQEVNYLDASVPLTELPAHLAQVNDAPWSANCHIVPGYAYRRGPSADVMRGEETQLLGAVVLGQRDGWLVLPGTHSKWVLLKDGVIQSLSTYMTGELFAMLSKGGTLSSMMGGDTSDATGFAAGLDQAGVGEPLSNTLFRVRAGVVSRSAPVEQAAAFVSGLLIGAEFAAAARSLPAGGTITVIGSPALAKRYAVAAQHFGLQCQVLDPHRVYCTAISQFIKG